The following proteins come from a genomic window of Triticum aestivum cultivar Chinese Spring chromosome 6A, IWGSC CS RefSeq v2.1, whole genome shotgun sequence:
- the LOC101664691 gene encoding alpha-1,3-arabinosyltransferase XAT3 — MKSARSLSRGDGRRLGNASLIAFMLASLVLLSVIRTRLSPMEKTGDAIKAEERHGMSKGSVKVEVAHEAVVTTPDSAAEEEEEEETPPKPADTSSRGGVSVPVPVSTSTTPVPVAVIDRQGKPVCYESGRRSDTCEAAGDVRVQGRSQTIQVRPLDREWKVKPYCRKQDAYALSHVKEWTLRPLSGGGPHCTVNSSATAFVISTGGFTGNLFHDYTDVLVPAFITAHRFGGEVQFLVSSFKSWWTNRYLEIFQQLSRHEVIDIDNDDEVRCYGSVVVGPTFHKELGVDASKTPTGASMVDFRAMLRGAFGLSRAAAEPSGDRWDIRRRPRLLIISRKNSRAFLNERAMADMAMSLGYDVRVGEPDTNTEVSRFARLVNSADVMVGVHGAGLTNMVFLPAGAVLIQVIPYGGLEWLARGTFEEPSKDMQLHYIGYKIQLDETTLSEQYPKDHPVLTDPLSIHKQGWEALKTVYLEKQNVRPHLGRLKLTFLEALKLLPHGRQAKANN, encoded by the exons AGAAGACGGGGGACGCCATCAAAGCAGAGGAGCGGCATGGGATGAGCAAGGGAAGCGTCAAGGTGGAGGTCGCCCATGAAGCTGTGGTCACAACTCCGGATTCAGCTG cggaggaggaggaggaggaagaaactcCACCCAAACCCGCCGACACGTCGTCCCGGGGTGGCGTGAGCGTGCCCGTGCCGGTGAGCACAAGCACCACGCCCGTCCCCGTCGCTGTCATAGACCGCCAGGGCAAGCCGGTGTGCTACGAGTCGGGCCGGCGGTCGGACACGTGCGAGGCCGCCGGCGACGTGCGCGTGCAGGGCCGCAGCCAGACCATCCAGGTCCGCCCGCTGGACCGGGAGTGGAAGGTGAAGCCGTACTGCCGGAAGCAGGACGCCTACGCGCTGTCGCACGTCAAGGAATGGACCCTCCGCCCGCTCTCCGGCGGCGGCCCGCATTGCACGGTCAACAGCTCCGCGACGGCCTTCGTGATCTCCACCGGCGGGTTCACCGGCAACCTGTTCCACGACTACACGGACGTGCTGGTCCCGGCGTTCATCACGGCGCACCGGTTCGGCGGCGAGGTGCAGTTCCTGGTGAGCAGCTTCAAGTCGTGGTGGACCAACAGGTACCTGGAGATCTTCCAGCAGCTGAGCAGGCACGAGGTGATCGACATCGACAACGACGACGAGGTCCGGTGCTACGGGAGCGTGGTGGTCGGGCCGACGTTCCACAAGGAGCTGGGCGTGGACGCGTCCAAGACGCCGACGGGGGCGTCGATGGTGGACTTCCGCGCGATGCTGCGGGGCGCGTTCGGGCTGTCGCGCGCGGCGGCCGAGCCAAGCGGCGACCGGTGGGACATCCGGCGCCGGCCGCGGCTGCTCATCATCTCGCGCAAGAACTCGCGCGCGTTCCTGAACGAGCGCGCCATGGCGGACATGGCCATGAGCCTCGGGTACGACGTGCGCGTGGGCGAGCCGGACACCAACACGGAGGTGTCCAGGTTCGCCCGGCTGGTGAACTCGGCGGACGTGATGGTGGGCGTGCACGGCGCGGGGCTGACCAACATGGTCTTCCTCCCCGCCGGCGCCGTGCTGATCCAGGTGATCCCCTACGGCGGGCTGGAGTGGCTCGCCCGCGGCACCTTCGAGGAGCCGTCCAAGGACATGCAGCTGCACTACATCGGCTACAAGATCCAGCTCGACGAGACGACGCTGAGCGAGCAGTACCCCAAGGACCACCCGGTGCTCACTGACCCGCTCTCCATCCACAAGCAGGGGTGGGAGGCGCTCAAGACGGTGTACCTGGAGAAGCAGAACGTGAGGCCGCACCTGGGCAGGCTCAAGCTCACCTTCCTGGAGGCGCTCAAGCTGCTGCCCCATGGGCGCCAGGCCAAGGCCAACAACTGA